A portion of the Elusimicrobiota bacterium genome contains these proteins:
- a CDS encoding TIGR04282 family arsenosugar biosynthesis glycosyltransferase has translation MNSLILFVKAPVPGKVKTRLQIPLSASQVARVYEAFVRDTVACARLTSEAAVSIAYEPHPERPGLAWLEDAPPWFPQAEGDLGARLVAAFDKAFRAGAEKVVVIGSDCPDLEPDILRQAFARLDDVQAVLGPAEDGGYYLIGLRAPMPRLFAKMEWSGPDVLNRTLERLRGESFRLLSVRSDVDTFGDLKALARRLFSGESAAPHSRAAIQDLIIEDLLRMPVGDGVDPWTGERNERGGSTARCDK, from the coding sequence ATGAACTCGCTGATCCTTTTCGTCAAGGCGCCGGTCCCTGGGAAGGTCAAGACTCGTCTCCAGATTCCTCTCTCCGCCTCGCAGGTCGCCCGCGTCTACGAAGCCTTCGTGCGGGATACGGTCGCCTGCGCCCGGCTGACGAGCGAGGCGGCCGTCTCGATCGCTTACGAGCCGCACCCCGAACGCCCCGGCCTGGCCTGGCTCGAGGACGCGCCGCCGTGGTTCCCGCAGGCGGAAGGCGACCTCGGCGCGCGCCTCGTCGCGGCCTTCGACAAGGCCTTTCGCGCGGGCGCCGAGAAGGTCGTCGTCATCGGCAGCGACTGCCCCGACTTGGAGCCCGATATTTTGCGCCAGGCCTTCGCGCGCCTCGATGACGTCCAGGCCGTCCTGGGCCCCGCCGAGGACGGCGGCTATTATCTCATCGGTCTGCGCGCGCCCATGCCGCGCCTCTTCGCGAAGATGGAGTGGTCGGGCCCCGATGTTCTCAATCGAACACTCGAGCGCCTGCGCGGCGAAAGCTTCCGGCTCCTGTCCGTGCGCTCCGATGTGGACACCTTCGGCGACCTGAAGGCGCTCGCGCGACGCCTGTTCTCAGGCGAGAGCGCCGCGCCCCATTCACGCGCGGCCATTCAAGACCTCATCATCGAGGATCTTCTCCGGATGCCCGTCGGGGACGGCGTCGACCCCTGGACGGGAGAGCGGAATGAGCGCGGGGGCTCGACGGCGCGTTGCGACAAATAA
- a CDS encoding TIGR04283 family arsenosugar biosynthesis glycosyltransferase, with protein sequence MDGEDREVRAMKVSVVIPTVNERRRLEEAVARLRLTAGKGDIEIIVADGGSTDGTIEIARRVADKLIESPARGRAVQMHRGALAAAGDLLLFLHADTRLPGGWLGALLDAWAAKPRPGATAYRLDFDSARPIYRLIAALGHWRSRKTGVPHGDQAVACRREDYVRVGGYPPVSIMEEYYLLPMLARLGPVVVMEDAVLTSVRRYERNGPVFNALRNVVIIALFKAGVSPERLRRLYS encoded by the coding sequence GTGGATGGCGAAGACCGCGAGGTCCGCGCCATGAAGGTCTCCGTCGTCATCCCGACCGTCAACGAACGCCGGCGCCTGGAGGAGGCGGTCGCGCGCCTGCGCCTGACCGCCGGCAAAGGCGACATCGAGATCATCGTGGCCGACGGCGGCAGCACGGACGGCACGATCGAGATCGCCCGCCGCGTCGCCGACAAGCTGATCGAGTCTCCCGCGCGCGGACGGGCGGTGCAGATGCATCGAGGCGCTCTTGCCGCGGCCGGAGACCTTCTTCTGTTCCTGCACGCCGACACCCGCCTGCCCGGAGGCTGGCTCGGCGCGCTGCTCGACGCCTGGGCCGCCAAGCCGCGGCCGGGCGCGACCGCCTACCGCCTCGACTTCGATTCGGCGAGGCCGATCTACCGGCTCATCGCCGCTTTGGGGCATTGGCGCTCGCGGAAGACCGGGGTGCCGCACGGCGATCAGGCGGTCGCCTGCAGGCGGGAAGACTACGTGCGCGTCGGAGGATACCCGCCCGTCAGCATCATGGAGGAGTATTACCTGCTCCCCATGCTCGCGAGGCTGGGCCCCGTCGTCGTCATGGAGGATGCCGTGCTGACCTCGGTGCGGCGCTACGAGCGCAACGGTCCCGTGTTCAACGCCCTGAGAAATGTCGTCATCATCGCGCTCTTCAAGGCCGGGGTCTCGCCGGAGAGGCTGAGGAGGCTTTATTCATGA
- a CDS encoding alpha/beta hydrolase, which produces MIFLAPLAVAAVAAAPIEVVLKTEDGVALAATYHESAGVPGAVLVLMPMLGGARKDWEPSAVKAAASGIAVLLLDPRGHGDSANPYGQGPGDWDKARWREVDRDPAAAVAWLEGRGFSPSSIFLGGASIGASLAFRRAASDPRLGGAALISPGDNPKRVPVSEFVAAYGRRPLFVTSAADDPDFDAIAGRLASSVAGPVKRLRLSVGGHGTDILSRPVSGPALTAGLIQWMAKTARSAP; this is translated from the coding sequence ATGATATTCTTGGCCCCTCTCGCCGTCGCCGCGGTCGCCGCGGCCCCGATCGAGGTCGTTCTCAAAACGGAGGACGGCGTCGCGCTTGCCGCGACCTACCACGAGTCCGCCGGCGTTCCCGGCGCCGTCCTCGTGCTCATGCCCATGCTCGGGGGCGCGCGCAAGGACTGGGAGCCGTCCGCGGTCAAGGCCGCGGCGTCCGGGATAGCCGTACTCTTGCTCGATCCTCGCGGTCATGGTGACAGCGCGAATCCCTACGGGCAGGGTCCCGGTGACTGGGATAAAGCCCGCTGGCGCGAGGTAGACCGCGATCCCGCCGCCGCCGTCGCCTGGCTCGAAGGTCGCGGTTTTTCCCCCTCTTCGATCTTCCTGGGCGGCGCCAGCATCGGCGCATCCCTGGCTTTCCGCCGCGCCGCCTCCGACCCCCGTCTCGGCGGCGCGGCATTGATCTCCCCGGGCGACAATCCCAAGCGCGTTCCGGTCTCGGAATTTGTCGCGGCCTACGGCCGGCGGCCTCTCTTCGTCACCTCCGCCGCCGACGACCCCGATTTCGACGCGATCGCGGGCCGCCTGGCCTCCTCTGTCGCGGGCCCGGTCAAACGCCTGCGGCTGTCCGTCGGAGGACACGGCACCGATATCCTCTCCCGTCCCGTCTCCGGCCCGGCCCTGACGGCGGGCCTGATCCAGTGGATGGCGAAGACCGCGAGGTCCGCGCCATGA
- a CDS encoding HEAT repeat domain-containing protein, protein MRRMTAESSFPYMLLTALAACGPGARPDASWDEARLAAALTDASSDIRQRAAFQLGERRPDGSYWPLVKALGDPRWEVRANAARALGRVSRKDALLPLSRSLRDRHWWVRVKTAQALGERRDPAAAQYLSAALADENESVSAAARRSLAEVAR, encoded by the coding sequence ATGCGCCGCATGACGGCCGAGTCGTCTTTCCCGTACATGCTGCTGACGGCCCTGGCCGCCTGCGGACCCGGGGCGCGTCCGGACGCGTCCTGGGACGAGGCGCGCCTGGCCGCCGCCCTGACGGACGCCTCATCCGATATCCGTCAGCGGGCGGCGTTCCAACTCGGAGAACGCCGCCCCGACGGCTCCTACTGGCCGTTGGTCAAGGCGCTGGGCGACCCGAGGTGGGAAGTGCGCGCCAACGCGGCGCGGGCCCTGGGGCGGGTGTCGCGCAAAGACGCCTTGCTCCCGCTCTCCCGTTCCTTGCGCGACCGTCACTGGTGGGTCCGGGTCAAGACTGCCCAGGCCCTCGGTGAGCGCCGCGACCCGGCCGCCGCGCAGTACCTTTCGGCCGCGCTCGCCGATGAGAACGAGTCGGTGAGCGCGGCCGCGCGCCGCTCGCTCGCGGAGGTCGCGCGATGA
- a CDS encoding radical SAM protein, which produces MPAAKWADAETTAQGKARAVVPPGALKTLWFNTGTRCNIQCANCYIESSPRNDRLEYLKSAEIRPFLEEAREMGATEIGFTGGEPFMNPDLLAMAEESLERGFSVLILTNAMAPMTNRKAELLALLERHDRGLRLRVSLDHHTAAVHDAERGAGAFDKAVAGLRWLLDSGFSASVAGRTFVDEDEAAAREGYRRAIGREVELTVFPEMGASGELPEITAECWGLLGKSPESVMCASSRMVVKRRGAERPAVVACTLIPYDARFELGRTVRESWRPVALRHPHCASFCVLGGGSCAA; this is translated from the coding sequence ATGCCTGCTGCTAAGTGGGCCGACGCCGAGACCACGGCCCAGGGAAAGGCCCGCGCCGTCGTGCCGCCCGGCGCGTTGAAAACGCTGTGGTTCAACACGGGGACCCGGTGCAACATCCAATGCGCGAATTGCTACATCGAGTCCTCCCCGCGCAATGATCGTCTCGAGTATCTGAAGTCGGCCGAGATCCGGCCCTTTCTCGAGGAGGCCCGGGAGATGGGAGCGACAGAGATCGGATTCACCGGCGGCGAGCCGTTCATGAACCCCGATCTTCTCGCCATGGCCGAGGAGTCCCTGGAGCGGGGCTTTTCGGTCTTGATTCTCACGAACGCGATGGCGCCGATGACGAACCGCAAGGCGGAGCTGCTCGCCTTGCTCGAGCGGCACGATCGCGGTTTGCGCCTGCGCGTCTCGCTCGACCATCACACCGCCGCCGTCCACGACGCCGAACGCGGCGCCGGCGCCTTCGACAAGGCCGTGGCCGGCCTGCGGTGGCTGCTCGACTCGGGATTTAGCGCCTCCGTGGCCGGGCGGACCTTCGTCGACGAGGATGAAGCCGCCGCGCGGGAAGGGTACCGCCGCGCGATCGGCCGGGAGGTCGAGCTGACGGTGTTCCCCGAGATGGGTGCTTCCGGCGAGCTTCCCGAGATCACCGCCGAGTGCTGGGGTCTGCTCGGCAAGTCGCCCGAGTCGGTGATGTGCGCCTCCTCGCGCATGGTGGTCAAGCGCCGCGGCGCGGAGCGCCCGGCCGTCGTCGCCTGCACGCTCATCCCCTACGACGCGCGCTTCGAGCTCGGCCGGACCGTGCGGGAGTCGTGGCGTCCGGTCGCCCTGCGGCACCCGCACTGCGCCTCGTTCTGCGTGCTCGGAGGCGGGTCATGCGCCGCATGA
- a CDS encoding methyltransferase domain-containing protein, with protein MEAGVRDYYGKTLKSGADLKTDACCSPSDLPRAVRAALSRVSEEVVSRYYGCGLTIPSELTGLSVLDLGSGSGRDCYVLSQLVGRAGRVTGVDMTDEQLEVAERNRAHHAKAFGYGNVEFIKGDISRLDEIGLKDASFDLVVSNCVINLARDKAAVLRQARRVLKEGGEMYFSDVYADRRVPQELRNDPVLYGECLGGALYWSDFLPLAKSAGFADPRLVESRPLALDKGPIRERAGHIGFYSATYRLFKLTGLEPACEDYGQAVRYKGTIADAPQAFQLDGHHRFEAGRIMTVCGNTASMLEKSRYRRHFDFFGDTTKHFGIFPGCGTNMPFSTKARNGDACC; from the coding sequence ATCGAAGCCGGAGTCCGCGACTATTACGGAAAGACCCTGAAAAGCGGCGCCGACCTGAAAACCGACGCCTGCTGCTCGCCTTCGGACCTGCCGCGCGCCGTGCGCGCGGCGCTATCGAGGGTGAGCGAGGAGGTCGTCTCCCGCTACTACGGCTGCGGCCTGACCATCCCGAGCGAGCTGACGGGTCTGAGCGTCCTCGACCTTGGCTCCGGCTCCGGACGGGACTGCTATGTCCTCTCCCAACTGGTCGGCCGAGCGGGACGCGTGACCGGCGTCGACATGACCGACGAGCAGCTCGAGGTCGCCGAGCGCAACCGCGCGCATCACGCGAAGGCGTTCGGCTACGGGAACGTGGAGTTCATCAAAGGCGACATCTCGCGCCTCGATGAGATCGGCCTCAAGGACGCCTCGTTCGACCTGGTCGTGTCCAACTGCGTGATCAACCTCGCGCGCGACAAGGCGGCTGTCCTGCGCCAGGCCCGGCGCGTTCTCAAGGAAGGCGGCGAGATGTATTTCTCTGACGTCTACGCCGACCGACGCGTACCTCAGGAATTGAGGAACGACCCCGTGCTGTACGGAGAATGCCTGGGAGGCGCGTTGTATTGGAGCGATTTTCTTCCTCTCGCCAAGAGCGCGGGCTTCGCCGACCCGCGGCTCGTCGAGTCGCGGCCGCTGGCTCTCGACAAGGGCCCGATCCGGGAGCGCGCCGGCCACATCGGCTTTTACTCGGCGACCTACCGGCTGTTCAAGCTCACGGGTCTTGAGCCCGCCTGCGAAGACTACGGCCAGGCCGTGAGGTATAAAGGGACGATCGCGGACGCGCCGCAGGCGTTTCAGCTCGACGGCCATCACCGCTTCGAGGCCGGGCGGATCATGACGGTGTGCGGCAACACCGCGTCGATGCTCGAAAAGAGCCGCTACCGCCGCCACTTCGACTTCTTCGGCGACACGACGAAGCATTTCGGCATCTTCCCGGGCTGCGGGACGAACATGCCGTTCTCGACGAAAGCGAGGAACGGCGATGCCTGCTGCTAA
- a CDS encoding inorganic phosphate transporter has product MNIVAVVGLTTAAGLAFANGANDISKSIATLVGSGESDYKKAVVVASLAVAAGAVLASAWAVKMTLLFTTGMLSPQVQLNQTFALAILAGAVGWVLLSTRIGMPVSTTHAIVGATLLTGLYAFGFDQVLWGSVWKKVALPLLLSPVAAFGTAWLLFRGLNWLCREQYCLNCHWAHWASAISSGFARGLNDTPKIAGLGFFFYAVLDPSATVAPRWFFLVLAVANAAGGIILGLAVTDTLAHKVAKMDHLEGFAANLATTAMVVGTALHGFPVSTTHVSSSAIMGMGLRKGSAGVNRAMVGQIALAWLVTLPTAGVIGVAAYWTLTHLHLL; this is encoded by the coding sequence ATGAACATCGTCGCCGTCGTGGGACTGACCACCGCCGCCGGCCTCGCCTTCGCCAACGGCGCCAACGACATCTCCAAGTCGATCGCGACCTTGGTCGGGAGCGGAGAGTCGGATTACAAGAAGGCCGTCGTCGTTGCTTCTCTGGCCGTCGCGGCCGGCGCTGTGCTCGCCTCCGCCTGGGCCGTGAAGATGACCTTGCTCTTCACCACGGGAATGCTCTCCCCTCAGGTTCAGCTCAACCAGACCTTCGCGCTCGCCATCCTCGCCGGGGCGGTCGGCTGGGTCCTGCTGTCGACGCGTATCGGCATGCCGGTCTCGACCACGCACGCCATCGTGGGCGCCACGCTCCTGACCGGCCTGTACGCCTTCGGCTTCGACCAGGTGCTTTGGGGAAGCGTGTGGAAGAAAGTCGCCTTACCGTTGCTGCTTTCGCCCGTCGCCGCGTTCGGCACGGCCTGGCTGTTGTTCCGCGGATTGAACTGGCTCTGCCGCGAACAGTACTGTCTTAATTGCCACTGGGCGCATTGGGCGAGCGCGATTTCGAGCGGCTTCGCGCGGGGCTTGAACGACACCCCGAAGATCGCCGGTCTCGGCTTCTTCTTTTACGCCGTGCTCGATCCCAGCGCGACGGTGGCGCCGCGCTGGTTCTTCCTCGTCCTCGCCGTCGCCAACGCGGCGGGCGGGATCATCCTGGGGCTCGCGGTCACCGACACCCTCGCGCACAAGGTCGCCAAGATGGATCATCTGGAGGGCTTCGCGGCCAATCTCGCCACGACCGCGATGGTCGTGGGCACCGCCCTCCACGGCTTCCCGGTCTCGACGACCCATGTGTCGAGCTCCGCGATCATGGGCATGGGCCTGCGCAAGGGGTCGGCCGGAGTGAACCGGGCCATGGTCGGCCAGATCGCGCTGGCCTGGCTCGTGACCTTGCCGACCGCCGGAGTGATCGGCGTGGCGGCCTACTGGACTTTAACGCATCTACATCTTTTGTGA
- a CDS encoding DUF2029 domain-containing protein, producing the protein MTRILLRAGLASALGAVALALRAPLVDHVPAFLCVLALWTCVSWLTWRRLAHEPHPGKDEGDRKALILVVAAFCRLALVLVPPTPSTDAYRYSWEGRVANAGRNPYLLPPSSPDLAFLRQGQDERINNQGLTAIYPPLALAAFRIVAAVTADARAQKGFFSLCDLLACVLLMRLLRRRGLSVAWAAVYAWHPLVLVEFSAAGHLDSLMILGLLAGLDLWESGRRGIGAAVWAAAALVKVVPIVLLPWLFLRRPRYAVVFLSVACFGLIPVVSGLAAALHAVPESGIAAFASDWLANPSLYAALSTLVESPSLRRLLLVLIVITFSLPWARRCGEDAVRYLCGMILAVLLASPVVQPWYVLWALPFALLTPSPAALAWAWIVGFMYFAIDPALRESSARLPWWRWLWIGEYAVVYGLLGRGLYNACNERRPGRTHLMTVEIK; encoded by the coding sequence GTGACCCGTATTCTGCTTCGAGCCGGCCTTGCCTCGGCGCTCGGCGCCGTCGCGTTGGCCCTCCGGGCTCCGCTGGTGGACCATGTTCCGGCGTTCCTGTGCGTTTTGGCCCTCTGGACCTGCGTGTCGTGGCTGACCTGGCGAAGGCTTGCGCATGAGCCTCATCCTGGGAAGGACGAGGGCGATCGGAAGGCGCTTATCCTCGTCGTCGCGGCTTTCTGTCGTCTTGCGCTCGTTCTCGTTCCCCCGACCCCATCGACCGACGCCTATCGATATTCATGGGAGGGCCGGGTCGCCAACGCGGGACGCAATCCCTATCTTCTCCCGCCGTCTTCTCCGGATCTCGCGTTCCTTCGCCAAGGACAGGACGAACGGATCAACAATCAGGGCCTGACCGCGATCTATCCCCCGTTGGCCCTGGCGGCTTTCCGTATTGTCGCCGCCGTCACGGCCGACGCGCGAGCCCAAAAGGGATTTTTCTCCCTCTGCGACCTCCTTGCCTGCGTCCTGCTCATGCGGCTTCTGCGCCGCCGCGGTTTGTCCGTCGCTTGGGCCGCGGTCTACGCCTGGCATCCCCTCGTGCTCGTCGAGTTCTCGGCGGCGGGGCATCTCGACTCCCTGATGATCCTCGGGCTCCTTGCCGGCCTCGACCTGTGGGAATCCGGGCGCCGCGGAATCGGCGCCGCGGTATGGGCGGCGGCGGCGCTGGTGAAAGTCGTCCCGATCGTCCTGCTGCCATGGCTGTTCCTTCGGCGCCCGCGCTACGCGGTGGTTTTTCTCTCAGTCGCATGCTTCGGCCTGATTCCGGTCGTTTCCGGTCTTGCCGCGGCGCTGCACGCCGTACCTGAGAGCGGCATCGCCGCGTTCGCATCCGACTGGCTGGCTAATCCCAGCCTGTACGCCGCCTTGTCGACTCTCGTCGAATCCCCCTCCTTGCGACGGCTCCTCCTCGTACTGATCGTCATCACGTTCAGCCTGCCATGGGCCCGGCGCTGCGGCGAGGACGCCGTACGCTACCTGTGCGGGATGATCCTCGCCGTCCTCCTTGCCAGTCCCGTGGTCCAGCCCTGGTACGTGCTCTGGGCCTTGCCGTTCGCCCTCCTGACTCCCTCGCCGGCCGCCTTGGCCTGGGCCTGGATCGTCGGCTTCATGTATTTCGCGATCGATCCCGCGCTGAGAGAATCGTCGGCTCGCCTGCCGTGGTGGCGCTGGCTGTGGATCGGCGAATACGCCGTGGTCTACGGCCTGCTCGGCCGAGGTCTTTACAACGCGTGTAACGAACGGCGGCCCGGACGGACTCACTTAATGACCGTGGAGATCAAATGA
- a CDS encoding HD-GYP domain-containing protein: MAEKESLLHALLGSAMIVEARDPYTGGHLWRVSQLSKLLARQSGLSPRDVALCEIGGFLHDLGKVGVPDSVLNKRDRLADAEYAVMKTHLTVGGRLLSHHPLAGLAMDAVVGHHERPDGKGYPSGIAGEAIPEVARIVGIADAFDAMTSARPYRKGMPMAKALTVIGDELGGQFDAQFGRHALAWDRSSEVACIVGHSEPGLPLQGCPSCSAPIALRRAQHGGECIYCRACGGESRLRKTGDAFKLEMTGKMGDAGMLAPDSDPDLIGDMVEEIAPSVL; this comes from the coding sequence ATGGCGGAAAAAGAATCGTTGCTGCATGCCTTGCTGGGTTCGGCGATGATCGTCGAAGCGCGCGACCCTTATACCGGAGGACACCTGTGGCGCGTCTCTCAGCTCTCGAAGCTGCTGGCGCGGCAGTCCGGGTTGTCCCCCCGCGATGTCGCGCTGTGCGAGATCGGCGGCTTCCTGCACGACCTCGGCAAGGTCGGCGTGCCGGATTCGGTCCTCAACAAACGGGATCGCCTGGCCGATGCTGAATACGCCGTCATGAAAACCCACCTGACGGTCGGCGGACGGCTGCTGTCGCATCATCCGCTTGCCGGTCTGGCGATGGATGCCGTGGTCGGTCATCACGAGCGTCCGGACGGCAAGGGCTATCCGAGCGGCATCGCGGGCGAGGCGATCCCCGAAGTCGCGCGCATCGTCGGCATCGCCGACGCCTTCGATGCCATGACCAGCGCTCGTCCCTATCGAAAGGGAATGCCGATGGCGAAGGCATTGACCGTCATCGGCGACGAGCTCGGCGGCCAGTTCGACGCTCAATTCGGACGGCACGCCCTGGCATGGGATCGTTCTTCGGAGGTCGCTTGCATCGTCGGACACAGCGAGCCGGGACTTCCGCTGCAAGGCTGTCCCTCATGCAGCGCGCCGATCGCGCTGCGTCGCGCCCAGCATGGCGGCGAATGCATTTATTGCCGCGCCTGCGGGGGCGAGTCGCGCCTGCGCAAGACCGGCGATGCCTTCAAGCTGGAGATGACCGGAAAGATGGGCGATGCCGGCATGTTGGCTCCTGACAGTGATCCTGATCTGATCGGCGACATGGTGGAGGAAATCGCGCCCAGCGTGCTTTAG
- a CDS encoding MerR family transcriptional regulator, with protein MKEYLTVGKVARQAGVNLQTVLYYERRRLLSPARRSDSGYRLYAPETVRVIRFIKNAQALGFTLEEVAKLLRLRVNHRSQCESVKRQARSRLELVQEKIGGLRAMERTLKRLLKTCTARGTTDSCPILESLESRR; from the coding sequence ATGAAAGAATATCTGACGGTCGGAAAGGTCGCCCGGCAGGCCGGAGTCAACCTGCAGACCGTTCTTTATTACGAGAGGCGGCGCTTGCTGTCGCCGGCCCGGCGCTCCGACTCCGGCTACCGCTTATACGCGCCGGAAACGGTGCGCGTCATCCGCTTTATTAAGAATGCCCAGGCGTTGGGCTTTACGCTCGAAGAGGTCGCCAAGCTCTTGCGGCTGAGGGTCAACCATCGCAGCCAATGCGAATCGGTCAAGCGGCAGGCCCGATCGCGGTTGGAGCTGGTGCAGGAGAAGATCGGGGGATTGAGGGCGATGGAAAGGACTCTGAAGCGGCTGCTCAAGACTTGCACGGCGCGCGGCACTACGGACTCCTGCCCGATCCTGGAAAGTCTGGAATCAAGGAGATGA
- a CDS encoding heavy-metal-associated domain-containing protein has translation MDKKFVGLAALASAGLASVCCLGPLVVTGLGLGSLGLAAGLTKYRPLFLALTGIILAVAFYLAYRRRSVTCVDGSCELRSGSRAMKAGVWTLAALAAAMATFPSWSGRFVSSAPVAVPAGTQVLSLKVTGMDCEACTAAIKQSVEKVPGVLSARIDFTGQRATVVSDGNADPRAVIQAVATAGYKAELINGGGHD, from the coding sequence ATGGACAAGAAATTCGTCGGATTGGCGGCGCTGGCTTCGGCCGGACTGGCCTCGGTGTGCTGTCTCGGTCCACTCGTCGTGACGGGCCTGGGGCTGGGAAGCTTGGGTCTGGCGGCGGGCTTGACCAAGTACAGACCGCTCTTCCTGGCGCTGACCGGCATCATCCTCGCCGTCGCCTTCTACCTCGCCTATCGCAGACGTTCCGTGACGTGCGTCGACGGCAGCTGCGAGCTCCGCTCGGGCAGCCGGGCGATGAAGGCCGGCGTGTGGACGTTGGCGGCGCTGGCGGCGGCCATGGCGACTTTCCCAAGTTGGTCGGGGCGATTCGTCTCAAGCGCTCCGGTCGCCGTCCCGGCGGGGACTCAAGTCCTGTCCCTGAAAGTCACTGGCATGGACTGCGAGGCCTGCACCGCGGCGATCAAGCAGTCGGTGGAGAAGGTGCCGGGCGTCCTCTCGGCGCGTATCGACTTCACCGGACAGCGGGCGACGGTCGTTTCCGACGGCAACGCCGATCCCAGGGCGGTGATTCAAGCCGTGGCGACCGCAGGATACAAGGCCGAATTGATCAACGGAGGCGGTCATGACTAA
- a CDS encoding copper chaperone Copz family protein, with translation MTNPDEHEACCRLPAVALACPVCGKQGRKVGKETLDQHLAPGPRALLGDEAGFCPNPACEVVYFDGTATVRKGETLHAVTQKDPGDEVFVCYCFEHKRGDLRRDLAEKGMTDIPDRVKRGVKEGRCDCARKNPQGACCLGNIVAAINEIKGKKS, from the coding sequence ATGACTAATCCTGACGAGCACGAGGCGTGCTGCCGTCTTCCGGCCGTCGCCCTTGCCTGTCCCGTCTGCGGCAAGCAAGGCCGAAAGGTGGGGAAAGAAACCTTGGATCAGCACTTAGCTCCCGGGCCGCGGGCTCTGCTTGGTGATGAAGCCGGCTTCTGTCCGAACCCGGCCTGCGAGGTCGTGTACTTCGACGGTACCGCAACCGTCCGCAAGGGCGAAACGTTGCATGCCGTCACGCAGAAGGATCCGGGCGATGAAGTCTTCGTGTGCTACTGCTTCGAACATAAGCGCGGCGACCTGAGGCGCGATCTGGCGGAGAAAGGCATGACGGACATTCCGGACCGGGTCAAGCGGGGTGTTAAGGAAGGGCGCTGCGATTGCGCGCGAAAGAACCCGCAGGGAGCCTGCTGCCTGGGCAATATCGTTGCGGCGATCAACGAGATAAAAGGAAAAAAATCATGA
- a CDS encoding heavy-metal-associated domain-containing protein gives MKSALLAVGLAFATTAAVGSSVLAANVASDAARAEPAELSGAVLVRVKGMDCPMCAFGFKRRLKKLPGAEAVRLDYKAGTARITFKSGARINPDDIRKSVKDAGFEAIEIGPAIPAQIKGEKQ, from the coding sequence ATGAAAAGCGCGCTGCTCGCCGTCGGGTTGGCGTTCGCGACGACGGCGGCCGTTGGATCTTCCGTGCTTGCCGCGAACGTCGCCTCGGACGCCGCGCGGGCGGAGCCGGCCGAACTGTCCGGAGCGGTGCTCGTCCGCGTAAAAGGCATGGACTGCCCCATGTGCGCCTTCGGCTTCAAGAGGCGGCTCAAGAAACTGCCGGGGGCTGAGGCCGTGCGGCTCGACTATAAGGCAGGCACGGCGCGCATCACGTTTAAGTCCGGCGCACGGATCAATCCGGACGATATCCGCAAATCCGTCAAGGACGCCGGATTCGAGGCGATCGAGATCGGCCCGGCCATACCGGCGCAGATCAAAGGAGAAAAACAATGA